In Candidatus Bathyarchaeota archaeon A05DMB-5, the genomic window GCGTTCTCAAGCAGAAACATTTGGTGGTCAGAAGTGTATGCTTCAGCGTAAATGATGTTTTTAACCACTTGTGCTGGGTCTAATCCCAAGTGTCTTGCCATCTGCACAATCCGTTCAGTTCTAAAAGTGTTTTCAGTATCCACATACAAGGCTGAACCGTTGAGTCCGCCTCGTTCTGGAGGCAACTGCACGTTGACGCAGAGTTGGTGGCAGATTTGGCTTTTTCCGCTGCCGTATTCGCCGTAGAACTCGGTTATTGTCTGCGTTTCCAGTCCGCCATCGAGTATTCTGTCTAAGGCTTTGCTTCCCGATGTTAAACGCAGAACATTCTGGCGCATTTTGAGAAGCTCATCGGCGCGGATGAATGAAATGCCTATAGAAGACCGTGCAGCTTCGATTATGGTGAGGGCTTTTTTCTCGCTTATGCCCACTGGTTCCAACTCGCGGGCGGTAGCCATAGCCAAAGACTCAACAGTGTGATAGCCCAACTCCTTCAATTTCTGCGCGGTAGCCGGACCAATGCCTGGCAAATCTTCTAGAAACTCGAATTTTTTCCTCGTTGTGCTTGAACATTCGCATTCTTTCTTTTCTTCCTCAGCCATCAAACAAACTCTCCTTCCTAACAGCCCAAGAGAGAGTTACGGCAAGACATATTTAAAAC contains:
- the radA gene encoding DNA repair and recombination protein RadA, which encodes MAEEEKKECECSSTTRKKFEFLEDLPGIGPATAQKLKELGYHTVESLAMATARELEPVGISEKKALTIIEAARSSIGISFIRADELLKMRQNVLRLTSGSKALDRILDGGLETQTITEFYGEYGSGKSQICHQLCVNVQLPPERGGLNGSALYVDTENTFRTERIVQMARHLGLDPAQVVKNIIYAEAYTSDHQMFLLENADQVIKENNVKLIIVDSLTAHFRSEYIGREMLASRQQRLNKHMHKLIGLARAFNAVAVVTNQVMAKPDVFFGDAVHPIGGHIVGHTSHTRVYLRRAAHGPVRIARLVSSPYLPEGEEIFKITENGIEDVSEEEKTKSRGR